The Primulina tabacum isolate GXHZ01 chromosome 16, ASM2559414v2, whole genome shotgun sequence genome window below encodes:
- the LOC142529643 gene encoding uncharacterized protein LOC142529643 isoform X1: protein MTGTRSLDNFYQIGEELSCKHAEVSELDLWHQKLGHASFKTLKNLSKYDAVRDLKKKTAEDDVDEFLEIPISLENADVAPDVATSDTTPDTEVTEAADETNNDDDAVDDGQNIPSKIQKNHPSSQIIGSMHEGVQTRKKEKVDYRKMAGLICMSSLYSQIK from the exons atgacaggtacaaggtcttTGGACAATTTCTACCAAATAGGTGAAGaactttcatgcaaacatgcagaAGTTAGTGAACTCgacctatggcatcaaaaacttgGACATGCTAGTTTCAAAACCCTGAAGAATTTGAGTAAGTACGATGCTGTACGAG ATCTCAAAAAGAAAACAGCTGAAGATGATGTGGATGAGTTTCTGGAAATTCCAATATCACTGGAAAATGCAGATGTTgccccagatgttgcaacatctgacACAACACCTGACACTGAAGTCACTGAAGCTGCGGACGAAACAAATAACGATGATGACGCGGTAGATGATGGACAGAATATTCCAAGTAAAATTCAGAAAAAccatccatcatctcaaataattggaaGTATGCATGAAGGTGTCCAAActcgaaagaaagaaaaagtggaTTACCGAAAGATGGCTGGACTTATTTGCATGAGCTCCTTATACTCACAGATTAAGTGA
- the LOC142529643 gene encoding uncharacterized protein LOC142529643 isoform X2, which yields MTGTRSLDNFYQIGEELSCKHAEVSELDLWHQKLGHASFKTLKNLNLKKKTAEDDVDEFLEIPISLENADVAPDVATSDTTPDTEVTEAADETNNDDDAVDDGQNIPSKIQKNHPSSQIIGSMHEGVQTRKKEKVDYRKMAGLICMSSLYSQIK from the exons atgacaggtacaaggtcttTGGACAATTTCTACCAAATAGGTGAAGaactttcatgcaaacatgcagaAGTTAGTGAACTCgacctatggcatcaaaaacttgGACATGCTAGTTTCAAAACCCTGAAGAATTTGA ATCTCAAAAAGAAAACAGCTGAAGATGATGTGGATGAGTTTCTGGAAATTCCAATATCACTGGAAAATGCAGATGTTgccccagatgttgcaacatctgacACAACACCTGACACTGAAGTCACTGAAGCTGCGGACGAAACAAATAACGATGATGACGCGGTAGATGATGGACAGAATATTCCAAGTAAAATTCAGAAAAAccatccatcatctcaaataattggaaGTATGCATGAAGGTGTCCAAActcgaaagaaagaaaaagtggaTTACCGAAAGATGGCTGGACTTATTTGCATGAGCTCCTTATACTCACAGATTAAGTGA